One part of the Deltaproteobacteria bacterium genome encodes these proteins:
- a CDS encoding xanthine dehydrogenase family protein molybdopterin-binding subunit produces the protein MDIIGTAAARVDGVAKVTGQAEYASDIAVPGMLCGKILRSPHPHARIRSIDTSAAERIPGVRCVLTREDYRDRNPWFSGRIQDHPIVALDRALFAGQPVAAVAADDEAAAEDALRAVAVEYEPLPAVVGIEEAVADGAPRIHEFAPGNICFSDSLEKGDVAAGFAEADTVVEDTFTFPMVYHYAMEPHVAIAKVDAEGVTVWSSCAHPFGVQLELAHIFDLPLSAVRVIIPYVGGAYGSKSGAKIEPLAVALAQKCGRPVRIAQNVSEAMMTVRRHSALCRVRTGARRDGTLVAKQAEVFLNTGGFAELGPVVTSRTLTRILGPYRIPHIRVESHCVYTNTVSAASFRSIGGPQTAWANESQMDILADRLGMDPLEFRLKNLLHRGEELKPGGKPLDADLREGLGHVTRRMGWDGPVAPSGAGRGLAFGVTDPGAPLASTSTVHALSDGSVVVLIGTSEIGQGSRTVMSQIVAEELRVPLDQVRVRPPDTAYTPYDRSTGSSRSTTVMGKATQLAAADAREQILELAMEHFEAPREAVELADGEARAAGQSVSYGELIRRHFAMQGGEIVGRGYAHSGMATAPANPLFWEIGIGAVELDVDRDTGEVRLQRYIMAADVGKALNPLQCEGQDEGAAMMGIGHALMESIEYGDGQILNPNLVDYRVPGFENLPATFESILVENGDGPGPYGAKGMGEGGIIPVAPAVANAVFRCTGARVKDLPLTPERVWRAMRRSG, from the coding sequence ATGGACATCATCGGTACCGCTGCCGCCCGCGTGGACGGCGTGGCCAAGGTCACGGGGCAGGCCGAGTACGCCTCGGACATCGCCGTGCCGGGCATGCTGTGCGGCAAGATCCTGCGCAGCCCCCACCCCCACGCGCGCATCCGTTCCATCGACACCAGCGCGGCGGAGCGCATCCCCGGCGTCCGCTGCGTGCTCACGCGCGAGGACTACCGTGACCGGAACCCCTGGTTCAGCGGCAGGATTCAAGACCATCCCATCGTGGCGCTGGACCGGGCGCTCTTCGCCGGCCAGCCCGTGGCCGCGGTGGCGGCGGACGACGAGGCGGCGGCGGAGGACGCGCTCCGGGCGGTGGCGGTGGAGTACGAGCCCCTGCCCGCGGTGGTGGGCATCGAGGAGGCCGTCGCCGACGGCGCGCCGCGAATACACGAGTTCGCGCCCGGCAACATCTGCTTCAGCGACAGCCTGGAGAAAGGCGACGTGGCCGCCGGGTTCGCCGAGGCCGACACCGTGGTGGAGGACACCTTCACCTTCCCCATGGTGTACCACTACGCCATGGAACCCCACGTGGCCATCGCCAAGGTGGATGCCGAGGGCGTCACCGTGTGGAGTTCCTGCGCCCACCCCTTCGGCGTGCAGCTCGAGCTGGCGCACATCTTCGACCTGCCGCTGTCCGCCGTGCGCGTGATCATCCCCTACGTGGGCGGCGCCTACGGCAGCAAGTCCGGCGCCAAGATCGAGCCCCTGGCGGTGGCGCTGGCGCAGAAGTGCGGCCGGCCGGTTCGGATCGCCCAGAACGTCTCCGAGGCGATGATGACCGTGCGGCGCCACTCGGCCCTGTGCCGCGTGCGCACCGGCGCCAGGCGCGACGGCACGCTCGTGGCGAAGCAGGCGGAAGTCTTCCTCAACACCGGCGGGTTCGCCGAGCTGGGCCCGGTGGTGACGAGCCGCACGCTCACGCGCATTCTCGGGCCGTACCGCATTCCGCACATCCGCGTGGAGTCCCACTGCGTCTACACCAACACCGTGTCCGCGGCGTCGTTCCGCTCCATCGGCGGCCCCCAGACCGCCTGGGCCAACGAGTCGCAGATGGACATTCTCGCCGACCGCCTCGGCATGGACCCGCTGGAGTTCCGCCTGAAGAACCTGCTGCACCGGGGCGAGGAACTGAAGCCCGGCGGCAAGCCCCTGGACGCCGACCTCCGGGAAGGGCTGGGCCACGTTACCCGGCGCATGGGCTGGGACGGACCGGTGGCCCCCTCCGGCGCGGGCCGGGGACTCGCCTTCGGCGTCACCGACCCGGGAGCGCCGCTGGCGTCCACCTCCACCGTGCACGCGCTTTCCGACGGCAGCGTGGTGGTGCTCATCGGCACCTCGGAGATCGGCCAGGGCTCGCGCACGGTCATGAGCCAGATCGTCGCCGAGGAACTGCGGGTCCCTCTGGACCAAGTGCGCGTGCGCCCACCCGACACGGCCTACACCCCCTACGACCGCTCCACCGGTTCGAGTCGTTCCACCACGGTGATGGGCAAGGCCACCCAGTTGGCCGCCGCCGACGCGCGCGAGCAGATCCTGGAGCTGGCCATGGAGCACTTCGAGGCGCCGCGCGAGGCCGTGGAGCTGGCGGACGGCGAGGCCCGCGCCGCCGGCCAGAGCGTCTCCTACGGCGAGCTCATCCGCCGGCACTTCGCCATGCAGGGAGGTGAGATCGTCGGCCGAGGCTACGCCCACAGCGGCATGGCCACGGCGCCCGCCAACCCGCTCTTCTGGGAGATCGGTATCGGCGCGGTGGAGCTGGACGTGGACCGGGACACGGGCGAGGTGCGGCTCCAGCGCTACATCATGGCCGCCGACGTGGGCAAGGCCCTGAACCCCCTCCAGTGCGAGGGCCAGGACGAGGGCGCCGCCATGATGGGCATCGGCCACGCGCTGATGGAGTCCATCGAGTACGGCGACGGCCAGATCCTCAACCCCAACCTCGTGGACTACCGCGTCCCCGGCTTCGAGAACCTTCCCGCCACCTTCGAATCGATCCTGGTGGAAAACGGCGACGGCCCCGGCCCCTACGGTGCCAAGGGCATGGGCGAGGGCGGCATCATCCCGGTGGCCCCGGCCGTGGCCAATGCCGTGTTCCGCTGCACCGGCGCCAGAGTCAAGGACCTGCCGTTGACGCCGGAGAGGGTGTGGCGGGCGATGCGGCGGTCGGGGTGA
- a CDS encoding carboxylate-amine ligase, translating to MAFKRLRRLMGEGEEAEAQKDVEITFGIEEEFWLVDPDSRDIIADPDTGIFDWCEENRGPHGFVHEFLRSQIETNTRVCESVADLRGALKETRRVVAEAADRHGATIIAASTHPFAAWESQMSTPKERYDRLANTFQETARRLLVSGMHIHAGFGDADSRIRVMTAIRRYMPLMHALSTSSPFHGGRETGFKSYRLTIMGALPRTGLPGPLWSKAEFDQLVADYQRMKLIGDGSELWWDIRPSVRFPTIELRICDLCPRIDDAMCIAALYASLIRRLSRLDREGALPPEPPTEIIAENRWLAQRYGVLGFLGDPRHGGRQDIEDYTNEVLAELADDARALGCEEELRHALAIIREGTGADRQIDLFRLRRVEGDTDAQALRAVVDLVVGETREGLGEGG from the coding sequence ATGGCGTTCAAGCGACTGCGCAGACTCATGGGTGAAGGCGAAGAGGCCGAGGCACAGAAGGACGTGGAAATTACCTTCGGCATCGAGGAAGAGTTCTGGCTGGTGGATCCGGACAGCCGCGACATCATCGCCGATCCGGACACCGGGATCTTCGACTGGTGCGAGGAGAACCGCGGGCCTCACGGGTTCGTGCACGAGTTTCTTCGCTCCCAGATCGAGACCAATACCCGCGTGTGCGAGTCCGTGGCGGACCTGCGGGGTGCGCTCAAGGAGACCCGCCGGGTCGTGGCCGAGGCGGCCGACCGGCACGGCGCCACGATCATCGCCGCGTCCACGCATCCCTTCGCGGCCTGGGAATCGCAGATGAGCACGCCCAAGGAGCGGTACGACAGACTCGCCAACACGTTTCAGGAGACCGCACGGCGCCTGCTCGTGAGCGGCATGCACATCCACGCCGGTTTCGGCGACGCCGACTCGCGCATCCGGGTCATGACCGCGATACGGCGCTACATGCCCCTGATGCACGCTCTCTCCACGTCGTCGCCCTTCCATGGCGGCCGCGAGACCGGGTTCAAGTCCTACCGGCTCACCATCATGGGCGCGCTGCCGCGCACCGGCCTCCCCGGCCCCCTGTGGTCCAAGGCCGAGTTCGACCAGCTCGTGGCCGACTACCAGCGCATGAAACTCATCGGCGACGGCAGCGAGCTGTGGTGGGACATCCGCCCGTCCGTGCGCTTCCCCACCATCGAGCTGCGCATCTGCGACCTGTGCCCGCGCATCGACGACGCCATGTGCATCGCCGCCCTCTACGCCTCACTCATCCGCCGGCTGTCGCGCCTCGACCGCGAGGGCGCGCTGCCCCCCGAACCCCCCACCGAGATCATCGCCGAGAACCGCTGGCTCGCCCAGCGCTACGGCGTGCTCGGCTTCCTCGGCGACCCCCGCCACGGCGGCCGCCAGGACATCGAGGACTACACCAACGAAGTGCTGGCAGAGCTGGCCGACGACGCCCGCGCCCTGGGCTGCGAAGAGGAGTTGCGCCACGCCCTCGCCATCATCCGCGAAGGCACCGGCGCCGACCGCCAGATCGACCTGTTCCGCCTGCGCCGCGTGGAGGGCGACACCGACGCCCAGGCGCTGCGGGCGGTGGTGGACTTGGTGGTGGGGGAGACAAGGGAGGGGCTTGGAGAGGGAGGGTGA
- a CDS encoding methyltransferase domain-containing protein produces the protein MSDIRGQLAERLIEAMALRGDETVLDVATGTGRFARPVSGNLADGSVVGIDPALAMLRVSGDSDADPIPRYGRVAATAERMPLREGIFDCAWVAFSLHHFASATDMVREAGRVLKPGGRLFILDPIIAAADDALDAAVNSLINDVFQRSHGAGFRFFAQEEIRRLMTDGGMEVVRDDLHTYPVDQDGTDGIPTGRHWIEVMDELEQRPPELKARFQERYFRYEKTGDQVHLSGGFHFGLVAGEKRRGAAG, from the coding sequence GTGTCCGACATCCGCGGACAGTTGGCGGAGCGATTGATCGAGGCCATGGCGCTGCGCGGCGACGAGACCGTGCTGGACGTGGCCACCGGCACGGGCCGCTTCGCCCGGCCGGTTTCCGGAAACCTGGCCGATGGGAGCGTCGTCGGCATCGACCCGGCGCTGGCCATGCTGCGGGTGTCGGGGGACTCCGACGCCGATCCCATTCCCCGCTACGGGCGGGTCGCGGCCACGGCCGAGCGCATGCCGCTGCGGGAGGGCATCTTCGACTGCGCCTGGGTGGCCTTCAGCCTGCATCACTTCGCCAGCGCCACGGACATGGTGCGCGAGGCCGGGCGTGTGCTCAAGCCGGGCGGCCGCCTCTTCATTCTCGACCCGATCATCGCGGCGGCGGACGACGCGCTGGACGCGGCCGTCAACAGCCTCATCAACGATGTCTTCCAGCGCTCCCACGGCGCCGGATTCCGCTTCTTCGCGCAGGAGGAGATCCGGCGCCTCATGACCGACGGTGGCATGGAGGTGGTGCGCGACGACCTCCACACCTACCCGGTGGACCAGGACGGCACCGACGGCATCCCCACCGGCCGGCACTGGATCGAGGTGATGGATGAGCTGGAACAGCGGCCGCCGGAGTTGAAGGCGCGCTTCCAGGAGAGATACTTTCGCTACGAGAAGACCGGCGATCAGGTTCATCTGAGCGGCGGCTTCCATTTCGGCCTCGTCGCGGGTGAGAAGCGGCGCGGCGCGGCGGGCTGA
- a CDS encoding MBL fold metallo-hydrolase has translation MKTPSSLITLGTSGGPSLTPHRAQTSHLLTVNGTYYVVDAGDGVSRRMARAGADVRKVGIIFLTHHHDDHTAGLATLMALAWDGQRTEPINVYGPPRTKELVDATVAYCGISADIRIADGGRSVPLDKVFFGHDLGTGEVYQDDNVRVTAVENTHFSFHRGDAAGRYKSYSYRFETPDRVIAFTGDTGASAAVTALVKDADVLVTETSSCDERKNAMIKDGRWEAMSPAEQEGIMRQATQGHMGLENIAMLATQAGVKKVVLSHFTRRVDSTDYEPWAEEVRKGYAGEVVAAEDLMEF, from the coding sequence ATGAAAACGCCATCGTCCCTCATTACCCTCGGCACGTCGGGTGGCCCTTCGCTGACCCCGCACCGCGCGCAGACGTCTCATCTCCTCACGGTCAACGGCACCTACTACGTGGTGGACGCCGGCGACGGCGTGTCCCGGCGCATGGCCCGGGCGGGTGCGGACGTGCGCAAGGTCGGGATCATTTTCCTAACGCACCACCACGACGACCACACCGCCGGCCTCGCGACCCTCATGGCGCTGGCGTGGGACGGCCAGCGCACCGAGCCCATCAACGTCTACGGCCCGCCCCGCACCAAGGAACTGGTGGACGCCACGGTGGCGTACTGCGGCATCAGCGCCGACATCCGCATCGCCGACGGCGGCCGCAGCGTGCCGCTGGACAAGGTGTTCTTCGGCCATGACCTGGGCACCGGCGAGGTGTACCAGGACGACAACGTGCGCGTCACCGCGGTGGAGAACACCCATTTCAGCTTCCACCGGGGCGACGCCGCCGGCCGCTACAAGTCCTACTCCTACCGCTTCGAGACCCCCGACCGGGTCATCGCGTTCACCGGCGACACCGGCGCCAGCGCCGCGGTCACCGCCCTGGTAAAGGATGCCGACGTGCTCGTGACCGAGACTTCCTCGTGCGACGAACGCAAGAACGCCATGATCAAGGACGGGCGCTGGGAGGCCATGAGCCCGGCCGAACAGGAAGGCATCATGCGCCAGGCCACCCAGGGACACATGGGCCTGGAGAACATCGCCATGCTGGCCACGCAGGCCGGCGTCAAGAAGGTGGTGTTGTCCCACTTCACCCGGCGCGTGGACAGCACCGATTACGAGCCTTGGGCTGAAGAGGTGCGCAAGGGTTACGCGGGCGAGGTGGTGGCCGCCGAGGACCTGATGGAGTTCTAG
- a CDS encoding amidohydrolase family protein, translating into MSVIDADTHVDESDATWSALEGTPYAKYMPVTVHMSDDEANRAGFNTTTRRSWVVEGRLQNRAVRDEINHPPRVRRELDDVEGRLAHMDEMGVDIQVIFPTFFIRHNTQNAEAEWALATTYNRWLADKCAPTNGRLQWAAVLPWLSPEMGIEELRWAKEHGACGIFKRGFDIGRKVTDPHFFPVYEEANRLDMPLCFHTGHPLPSREWDRGFPIMYAFAELVTSKVPEMFPNLRFGFIESGASWIPYVMSQLGATKRAALRGTGTNLPQLCDLDPDIFRKNRTYITIDPIDDVESLLKFHTEDHLIIGTDYSHTDISANLSGLNEVHTWVDEGRINNEQAEKILNANSRVFYGL; encoded by the coding sequence ATGTCCGTGATCGATGCCGATACCCATGTCGACGAGTCCGATGCCACTTGGTCCGCGTTGGAGGGGACGCCCTACGCGAAGTACATGCCGGTGACGGTCCACATGTCCGACGACGAGGCGAACCGGGCCGGCTTCAACACCACGACCCGGCGCAGTTGGGTGGTGGAGGGCAGGCTCCAGAACCGTGCGGTGCGGGACGAGATCAACCATCCGCCGCGGGTGCGGCGGGAGCTGGACGACGTGGAGGGCCGCCTGGCTCACATGGACGAGATGGGCGTGGACATCCAGGTAATCTTCCCGACCTTCTTCATCCGCCACAACACCCAGAACGCCGAGGCCGAGTGGGCGCTGGCCACCACCTACAACCGCTGGCTGGCCGACAAGTGCGCGCCCACCAACGGGCGGCTGCAGTGGGCCGCGGTGCTGCCGTGGCTGAGTCCGGAAATGGGCATCGAGGAGTTGCGCTGGGCCAAGGAACACGGCGCCTGCGGCATCTTCAAGCGCGGCTTCGACATCGGCCGCAAGGTCACCGACCCGCATTTCTTCCCGGTGTACGAGGAGGCCAACCGCCTGGACATGCCGCTGTGCTTCCACACGGGCCATCCGCTGCCGTCGCGCGAGTGGGATCGCGGTTTCCCCATCATGTACGCCTTCGCCGAGCTGGTGACTTCCAAGGTGCCGGAGATGTTCCCCAACCTGCGCTTCGGCTTCATCGAGTCGGGAGCGTCGTGGATCCCCTACGTCATGTCGCAACTGGGCGCCACCAAGCGCGCCGCGCTCCGCGGCACGGGAACCAACCTGCCGCAACTGTGCGACCTCGACCCCGACATCTTCCGCAAGAACCGCACGTACATCACCATCGACCCCATCGACGACGTCGAGTCGCTCCTGAAGTTCCACACCGAGGACCACCTGATCATCGGCACCGACTACAGCCACACCGACATCTCCGCCAACCTGAGCGGCCTCAACGAGGTGCACACCTGGGTGGACGAGGGGCGGATCAACAACGAGCAGGCCGAGAAGATCCTGAATGCCAATTCGCGGGTGTTCTACGGGTTGTAG
- a CDS encoding Fic family protein → MQRGECGSYEVTRVGEERVRAFVPAPLPPEPALVLDGALQQATESAVLALGRLDGVATLLPDHALFLYAYVRKEAVLSSQIEGTQSSFSDLLLFELEEAAGVPVDDAVEVSNYVAALHHGLRRLGEQFPLSNRLIREIHAVLLSGERNLSKTPGEFRRSQNWIGGTRPGNAVFVPPPYTAVPGCMAALEAFLYSEELPVLLRAALAHVQFETIHPFLDGNGRVGRLLITLLLCQAGVLREPLLYLSLFLKQHRSTYYDLLNRVRLTGDWEAWLDFFLEGVKLTADGAVGTAQRLSRMFQDDRERVRITAGRRAVTALRVHDALKSRPILSLPGACRDTGLAFHTVASAMELLVNQGVAREITGRQRDRLFVYDRYLSILNEGTEAP, encoded by the coding sequence ATGCAGCGCGGAGAATGCGGCAGTTATGAGGTGACTCGTGTCGGCGAGGAGCGCGTCCGCGCCTTCGTGCCGGCGCCGCTGCCGCCCGAACCCGCCTTGGTCCTGGACGGCGCCCTGCAACAGGCAACGGAATCGGCCGTCCTGGCTCTCGGCCGCCTCGACGGCGTTGCGACGCTGTTGCCGGACCACGCGCTTTTCCTCTACGCCTACGTCCGCAAGGAAGCGGTGCTCTCGTCCCAAATCGAGGGGACGCAGTCGTCTTTCTCGGATCTTCTTCTCTTCGAATTGGAGGAGGCGGCGGGAGTACCGGTGGACGACGCGGTCGAGGTCTCGAACTACGTGGCGGCGCTCCACCATGGTTTGCGGCGTCTCGGAGAACAGTTTCCGCTGTCGAATCGCCTCATCCGCGAGATCCACGCGGTGCTGTTGTCGGGGGAACGGAATCTCTCCAAGACGCCCGGCGAGTTTCGCCGTTCACAGAACTGGATCGGCGGCACGCGGCCGGGCAACGCTGTCTTCGTACCGCCGCCTTATACGGCCGTGCCCGGCTGCATGGCGGCGCTTGAAGCTTTCCTTTACTCCGAGGAATTGCCGGTATTGCTGCGCGCCGCGCTTGCGCATGTGCAGTTCGAAACCATTCACCCGTTTCTGGACGGCAACGGGCGCGTGGGGCGGTTGCTGATCACCCTGCTGCTGTGCCAGGCCGGCGTGCTGCGCGAGCCGCTCCTGTACCTCAGTCTCTTCCTGAAGCAACACCGGAGCACCTACTACGATCTCCTGAACCGCGTGCGCCTCACCGGGGACTGGGAAGCATGGCTTGACTTCTTCCTCGAAGGCGTGAAACTGACGGCCGATGGCGCGGTCGGCACCGCCCAACGCTTGTCCCGGATGTTCCAGGACGATCGGGAGCGGGTCCGGATAACGGCAGGCCGGCGCGCGGTGACGGCGCTGCGTGTCCACGATGCGCTCAAGTCCCGGCCGATCTTGTCGCTGCCCGGGGCGTGCCGCGATACCGGGCTTGCCTTTCACACCGTCGCGTCGGCCATGGAGTTGCTCGTGAACCAGGGAGTCGCGCGGGAGATCACCGGCAGACAGCGTGACCGGCTGTTCGTCTATGACCGATATCTTTCCATCCTCAACGAAGGCACCGAGGCGCCGTGA